A stretch of DNA from Paenibacillus antri:
TAAAATTTACTGCATTTATTCGGAGGGCCGCATAATATTGGCGGTTTGGCTGTGAAGGAGGGGGAGTATGCTCTACATATTTAGCGGTTTGCCAGGCACTGGAAAGTCAACGTTATCATCGGCTTTGGCTAAAGATTATAAGGCAACATATCTTCGGGTCGATGTCGTGGAACAAGCTATGCGAGTTGCTGGAACGTGGGTAGATGGACCCGCGGGGTACATTGTGTGTTATGCTATGGCATCGCAAAATCTCCAGTTGGGACTAGATGTGATAGCAGATTCGGTTAATCCCATCGGAATAACGCGTCAAGATTGGCGCAATGTTGCGGAATCACTTGAAAAACCGTTTG
This window harbors:
- a CDS encoding AAA family ATPase — protein: MLYIFSGLPGTGKSTLSSALAKDYKATYLRVDVVEQAMRVAGTWVDGPAGYIVCYAMASQNLQLGLDVIADSVNPIGITRQDWRNVAESLEKPFVEIEVICSDEREHRHRIETRVADIPSFALPTWEQVRNRKYDVWDREHIII